The proteins below are encoded in one region of Ereboglobus luteus:
- a CDS encoding Gfo/Idh/MocA family oxidoreductase, translating to MSTQHNHSRRDFLKTTALAGLGIGLAGMAPSRAAGAEPGFGAVRSRAKNISQTRRRPAGQKPVHSLTTTPIEKVRVGLIGCGGRGGSLLKDLLNIPFVEVTAICDVREERVAMMLKRAGDKGQTPRTYSGGDRAWENLLRQDNIDVVYVATPWEWHCEMSVKAMEAGKHAFVEVSAAVTVDECWKLVDTSEKTQRHCAILENCCYGRNELFVLNMAREGVFGELTHAECAYIHDLRGMLFKLGTEGDWRREYHKTLDGNLYPTHGLGPVCQYMGIGRGDQMKYLVSMSSPEAGLSKWLREKNPNDGRHAGEKYVCGDMNTTLVKTELGRSIMIQHDVISPRPYSRINALSGTGGTFFGYPNRLALDDPKKYNLKAKSSHGWLKDDDFKVMRERFDHPLYKQLQERAKNSGHGGMDYVMSYRLLDCIRKGLTPDMTVYDAALWSCILELSAKSVQEGSLPVGIPDFTRGDWKTIKPLGIATT from the coding sequence ATGAGCACCCAACACAACCACTCGCGTCGCGACTTCCTCAAAACAACAGCCCTCGCGGGGCTGGGCATCGGCCTCGCCGGAATGGCACCCTCCCGCGCGGCCGGCGCGGAACCCGGATTCGGCGCCGTGCGCAGCCGCGCCAAAAACATCAGCCAGACACGCCGCCGCCCCGCCGGACAAAAACCCGTCCATTCCCTGACTACCACGCCGATTGAAAAAGTTCGCGTCGGGCTCATCGGCTGCGGGGGCCGGGGCGGCTCGCTGCTCAAGGACCTGTTGAACATCCCCTTTGTTGAAGTCACCGCCATCTGCGACGTCCGCGAGGAACGCGTCGCCATGATGCTCAAGCGCGCCGGGGACAAGGGGCAGACCCCGAGAACCTATTCCGGCGGCGACCGCGCCTGGGAAAACCTCCTGCGGCAGGACAACATCGATGTCGTTTACGTCGCCACGCCCTGGGAATGGCATTGCGAAATGAGCGTCAAGGCGATGGAGGCGGGCAAGCACGCCTTCGTGGAAGTCTCCGCCGCCGTCACTGTTGACGAGTGCTGGAAGCTCGTGGACACCTCGGAAAAAACCCAGCGCCACTGCGCGATTTTGGAAAACTGTTGTTACGGCCGCAACGAACTCTTCGTGCTCAACATGGCCCGCGAGGGTGTTTTCGGCGAACTCACGCACGCCGAGTGCGCCTACATCCACGACCTGCGCGGCATGCTCTTCAAACTGGGCACCGAGGGCGACTGGCGCCGCGAATACCACAAGACCCTCGACGGCAATCTCTATCCCACGCACGGCCTCGGCCCCGTCTGCCAATACATGGGTATCGGGCGCGGCGACCAGATGAAATATCTCGTCTCCATGAGCTCGCCCGAGGCCGGCCTTTCCAAGTGGCTCAGGGAAAAGAATCCAAACGACGGGCGCCACGCCGGCGAGAAATACGTCTGCGGCGACATGAACACCACCCTCGTCAAAACCGAGCTGGGCCGCTCCATCATGATCCAGCACGACGTGATCAGCCCGCGACCCTACAGCCGCATCAACGCCCTCAGCGGCACCGGCGGCACGTTTTTCGGCTACCCAAACCGCCTCGCGCTCGATGATCCGAAAAAATACAACCTCAAGGCCAAGAGCAGCCACGGCTGGCTCAAGGACGACGATTTTAAGGTCATGCGCGAAAGGTTCGACCATCCGCTCTACAAACAATTGCAGGAACGCGCCAAGAACAGCGGCCACGGAGGCATGGATTATGTCATGAGCTACCGCCTGCTTGATTGCATCCGCAAGGGTCTCACGCCCGACATGACGGTTTACGACGCCGCGCTCTGGAGTTGCATCCTCGAACTGTCGGCAAAATCAGTCCAGGAAGGCAGCCTCCCCGTCGGCATCCCCGATTTCACCCGTGGCGATTGGAAAACCATCAAGCCCCTCGGCATCGCGACAACCTGA